A stretch of the bacterium genome encodes the following:
- a CDS encoding restriction endonuclease, protein MTIIFSFFLIYLIQKTSKRPETAEEKIPIDPGLRHLNIDQFFEISCELLEKMGLRIKDSFRTEDNQIDIYAENPEPIVGGPFAAHLILYPEGAQVTSADVQNFASNLVGERLGKGILITTGFFAQDVAFLPELPPMEMIDGKRLAELMKHYGIQMPAA, encoded by the coding sequence ATGACGATTATCTTTAGCTTTTTCCTGATCTATCTCATCCAGAAGACTTCCAAGCGGCCGGAAACGGCCGAAGAGAAGATCCCCATCGACCCTGGCCTGCGGCACCTGAACATCGACCAATTCTTCGAAATTTCCTGCGAGCTCTTGGAGAAAATGGGCCTAAGGATCAAGGACAGCTTTAGGACCGAGGACAATCAGATCGACATTTACGCGGAAAATCCGGAGCCCATCGTGGGCGGTCCTTTCGCCGCCCACCTCATCCTCTATCCCGAGGGTGCCCAGGTCACGAGCGCCGACGTCCAAAACTTCGCCTCCAACCTGGTCGGCGAGCGCCTCGGCAAAGGCATCCTGATCACCACCGGCTTCTTCGCCCAAGACGTCGCTTTCCTCCCCGAGCTTCCGCCGATGGAAATGATCGACGGCAAGCGCCTCGCGGAGCTGATGAAGCATTACGGCATCCAGATGCCGGCGGCGTAA
- the eno gene encoding phosphopyruvate hydratase: MAASCIQEILAREILDSRGNPTVECEVTLAGGAWGRAAVPSGASTGEYEALELRDGDSKRYLSKGVQKAVAHLKGPIAEALRGRDATDQSGVDRAMIELDGTENKGRLGANAILAASMAICRAAAAAKGLWLYEHIGELFGVQPKLLPTPMMNIVNGGQHADNNVDFQEFMILPVSAPSFAEALRVGTEVFHKLKKVLHDKGYATSVGDEGGFAPNLSSNQEAVDLIASAIEQAGYQAGKDVLLGLDVASSEFYSGGNYRLEGEGGQTFDSNGLIQLYQRWLERYPIATIEDGLDQNDWTGWKELTRRLGGKVQLVGDDLFVTNPKRLARGIEEGVGNAILVKVNQIGSLTETLEAIRMAKKAGYAAVISHRSGETEDTTIADLAVGTNAGQIKTGSLSRTDRVAKYNQLLRIEERLGKAAEYAGAGSLAGGRG; encoded by the coding sequence ATGGCCGCGTCTTGCATCCAAGAAATCCTCGCCCGCGAGATCCTCGATTCGCGGGGAAACCCCACGGTTGAGTGTGAGGTGACCCTGGCCGGAGGGGCCTGGGGAAGAGCCGCGGTGCCCTCAGGGGCCTCGACCGGCGAATATGAGGCCTTGGAGCTGCGGGACGGCGACTCCAAGCGCTATCTCAGCAAGGGGGTCCAAAAGGCCGTGGCCCATCTCAAAGGGCCCATCGCCGAGGCCCTGCGGGGGCGGGATGCCACCGACCAAAGCGGCGTCGACCGGGCGATGATCGAGCTCGATGGGACCGAGAACAAAGGCCGCCTCGGCGCCAACGCGATTTTGGCGGCCTCCATGGCCATTTGCCGGGCCGCGGCCGCCGCCAAGGGCCTTTGGCTCTACGAGCATATCGGCGAGCTTTTCGGGGTCCAGCCCAAGCTGCTGCCGACTCCGATGATGAACATCGTCAACGGCGGCCAGCATGCCGACAACAACGTCGACTTCCAAGAATTCATGATCCTGCCGGTCTCGGCGCCGAGCTTCGCCGAGGCGCTCCGGGTCGGCACCGAGGTTTTCCACAAGCTGAAAAAGGTCCTCCACGACAAGGGCTATGCCACCTCGGTCGGCGACGAGGGCGGTTTTGCCCCCAACCTTTCCAGCAATCAAGAGGCGGTCGACCTGATCGCCAGCGCGATCGAGCAGGCCGGCTATCAAGCCGGCAAGGATGTCCTGCTGGGCCTGGACGTCGCCAGCTCCGAATTTTATTCCGGCGGGAATTACCGACTGGAAGGCGAGGGCGGCCAAACCTTCGATTCCAACGGCTTGATCCAGCTCTATCAGCGCTGGCTCGAGCGCTATCCGATCGCGACGATCGAGGACGGCCTCGACCAAAACGATTGGACCGGCTGGAAGGAGCTGACTCGGCGGCTCGGCGGAAAGGTTCAGCTGGTCGGAGACGACCTCTTCGTCACCAATCCCAAACGCCTGGCCAGGGGTATCGAGGAAGGGGTCGGCAATGCGATACTGGTCAAAGTTAACCAGATCGGCAGCCTGACCGAGACCCTGGAAGCCATTCGCATGGCCAAAAAGGCCGGTTATGCCGCGGTCATCTCCCACCGATCCGGCGAAACCGAGGACACGACGATCGCCGATTTGGCGGTCGGCACCAACGCCGGACAAATCAAGACCGGATCCCTTTCCCGGACCGACCGGGTTGCGAAATACAACCAGCTCCTCCGCATCGAGGAGCGATTGGGCAAGGCGGCCGAGTATGCCGGCGCCGGCAGCTTGGCTGGAGGGCGGGGTTAA
- a CDS encoding radical SAM protein: MGQSKILGKALVRGAKIAWPVFQFLNKQVKDGKSIQPKWAPGPLLKSYEKTFPKLGYPRTTDSLCPGCVKEVREAIIRGERDYTELIHGNPGEIKAQIIERDGQVWMIKDCPKHGHFEDLMALDSKFLSRIERLFPGRDFKSPKTEVRNHGTSTIKYGRGSVLTVDLTNRCNMMCDPCFMDANQVGYVHELSFDEVKEVLDNSLKIKPRRQMSVQFSGGEPTMSPHFIEAVKYAKKVGYFSVQAATNGIRFAEDPEFAAQAYDAGMRLAYLQFDGIGNENNEHRKIGNLFDVKLRAIENLYGAGIDVVLVVTIVNTVNNHQIGPIIKFAIENSDKISFIAFQPVSFTGRDEDISDEDRRKMRYTLAHLAHDVKKQTGLTEPLRDWFPLSVGSIFSNLSDMVKGADQDWGNMSCGCHPNCGVGTALMVNKRTKVYKPVSEFLNMEQFLKDCERITDAARGASLTKAQIGMALLRNIDPSKFPEGLTLEQLIEKFDKQSGGSMSEKDYGTGAERKKDEWLFLFVAGMWFQDLFNYDFRRTEMCIIPYGTQQGEISFCAYNTGVGWRNIIENMYKNASVGEWYRQHGRHKVYADGKAMPLPSFDHSLKVDPKLIVSKAEAKKLAEEQVEVPATGTDGAR, from the coding sequence ATGGGACAGAGTAAAATTCTCGGCAAAGCGCTGGTCCGGGGCGCCAAGATCGCCTGGCCGGTTTTTCAATTCCTCAACAAGCAAGTCAAGGACGGCAAGTCCATCCAACCGAAGTGGGCTCCGGGGCCGCTGCTCAAGAGCTACGAAAAGACGTTCCCCAAGCTGGGCTATCCCCGCACCACCGATTCGCTGTGCCCGGGCTGCGTGAAGGAAGTCCGCGAGGCCATCATCCGCGGCGAGCGGGATTACACCGAGCTGATCCACGGCAACCCCGGCGAGATCAAGGCCCAGATCATCGAGCGCGACGGCCAGGTGTGGATGATCAAGGATTGTCCCAAGCACGGTCATTTCGAGGACCTGATGGCCCTCGATTCCAAGTTTCTCTCGCGCATCGAGCGGCTTTTCCCGGGCCGCGACTTCAAGTCGCCCAAGACCGAAGTCCGCAACCACGGCACCTCGACCATCAAGTACGGCCGGGGCTCGGTCCTCACCGTCGACCTGACCAACCGCTGCAACATGATGTGCGATCCTTGCTTCATGGACGCCAACCAAGTCGGCTACGTCCACGAGCTCAGCTTCGACGAGGTGAAGGAAGTCCTCGACAACTCGCTGAAGATCAAGCCGCGCCGCCAGATGTCGGTGCAGTTCTCGGGCGGCGAGCCGACGATGTCGCCGCACTTCATCGAGGCCGTCAAGTACGCCAAGAAGGTCGGTTATTTCAGCGTTCAGGCCGCGACCAACGGCATCCGCTTTGCCGAGGACCCCGAATTCGCCGCCCAGGCTTATGACGCCGGCATGCGCTTGGCTTATCTCCAGTTCGACGGCATCGGCAATGAGAACAACGAGCACCGCAAGATCGGCAACCTCTTCGACGTCAAGCTCCGCGCCATCGAAAACCTCTACGGCGCCGGCATCGACGTCGTCCTGGTCGTGACCATCGTCAATACCGTCAACAACCACCAGATCGGCCCGATCATCAAGTTCGCGATCGAGAACAGCGACAAGATCAGCTTCATCGCCTTCCAACCGGTCTCCTTCACCGGCCGCGACGAGGACATCAGCGACGAGGATCGCCGCAAGATGCGCTACACGCTGGCCCACCTGGCCCACGACGTGAAGAAGCAGACCGGGCTCACCGAGCCGCTTCGTGACTGGTTTCCGCTTTCGGTCGGCAGCATCTTCTCCAACCTCTCGGACATGGTGAAGGGCGCCGATCAGGATTGGGGCAACATGAGCTGCGGCTGCCATCCCAACTGCGGCGTCGGCACCGCCTTGATGGTCAACAAGCGGACCAAGGTCTACAAGCCGGTTTCGGAGTTCCTCAACATGGAGCAGTTCCTCAAGGACTGCGAGCGGATCACCGATGCCGCCCGCGGCGCCAGCTTGACCAAGGCCCAAATCGGCATGGCCTTGCTCCGCAACATCGACCCGAGCAAGTTTCCCGAGGGCCTCACCCTCGAGCAGCTCATCGAGAAGTTCGACAAGCAGAGCGGCGGATCAATGAGCGAAAAGGACTACGGCACCGGCGCCGAGCGGAAGAAGGACGAATGGCTCTTCCTCTTCGTCGCCGGCATGTGGTTCCAAGACTTGTTCAACTACGATTTCCGCCGGACCGAGATGTGCATCATCCCTTACGGAACCCAGCAGGGGGAGATTTCCTTCTGCGCCTACAACACCGGCGTGGGTTGGCGGAACATCATCGAAAATATGTATAAGAATGCCAGCGTCGGCGAATGGTACCGGCAGCACGGTCGCCACAAGGTTTACGCCGACGGCAAGGCCATGCCGCTGCCGAGCTTCGATCATAGCCTGAAGGTTGATCCCAAGCTCATCGTTAGCAAGGCCGAGGCCAAGAAGCTGGCCGAAGAGCAGGTCGAAGTTCCGGCCACCGGCACGGACGGAGCCCGCTGA
- a CDS encoding MarR family transcriptional regulator, producing MAAESPNKKYSVALEKALDRFIESAGKISANMLGMVNKVGGQIYALLFLSREPLSLDDISEILQVSKGNVSVNIRLLEEFKLVKKIWVKGSRRDYYEANRDYPRKFLRGFFDRLREGVDESIRIINRCHTQFSEALDEVEEGNQIEDARFMLHQLDLLKMFYSAASQLFEDFYQGRDINTELLRRVILEE from the coding sequence ATGGCAGCGGAAAGCCCCAATAAGAAATACTCGGTGGCTCTGGAAAAGGCCCTCGACCGTTTCATCGAAAGCGCCGGCAAGATCTCGGCCAACATGCTGGGCATGGTGAACAAGGTCGGTGGCCAGATCTACGCCTTGCTCTTTCTTTCGCGCGAGCCGCTTTCGCTCGACGACATTTCCGAGATCCTCCAGGTCAGCAAGGGCAACGTCAGTGTCAACATCCGGCTTTTGGAGGAGTTCAAGCTGGTCAAAAAGATCTGGGTGAAGGGGAGCCGGCGCGACTATTACGAAGCCAACCGCGATTACCCTCGCAAGTTCCTCCGCGGCTTCTTCGATCGCTTGCGCGAAGGCGTCGACGAGAGCATTCGGATCATCAACCGCTGTCACACCCAATTCAGCGAAGCCTTGGACGAAGTGGAAGAGGGCAACCAGATCGAGGACGCCCGCTTCATGCTGCACCAACTCGACTTGCTGAAGATGTTCTATTCGGCGGCTTCCCAGCTCTTCGAAGATTTTTATCAGGGCCGGGACATCAACACCGAGCTGCTTCGCCGAGTCATATTAGAAGAGTAG
- a CDS encoding CDP-alcohol phosphatidyltransferase family protein codes for MNPTFFGIDPKWNSLIPLVAINVLMLLTVVIFALFFYKKKPGDPDLVGRHTSKMVGPFLREYWAWFISPFEKLFVALGISPNTLTTFGFLLSLVSAWAFATGHMGIAGWFMIIGGTFDMFDGRIARRTGKTSTAGAFYDAVMDRFGEAVVFLGLAYYYRDSWVLFLVLAALVGSLMVSYTKARGDSEGVDCKGGIMQRPERIVYLGVGSIFSPPFRQIVNPQAAEPVEYLTIAALAVIGSMTLLTAVYRMYYIFRKLKIRDGHKPKEPSMPLFRKFTHRYLDS; via the coding sequence ATGAACCCGACGTTTTTCGGCATCGATCCTAAATGGAATTCGCTGATCCCCCTGGTGGCGATCAACGTCCTGATGCTGTTGACGGTGGTCATCTTCGCGCTCTTCTTTTACAAGAAGAAGCCGGGCGATCCCGATCTAGTCGGTCGCCACACTTCCAAGATGGTGGGGCCTTTTCTTCGCGAATATTGGGCCTGGTTCATTTCGCCCTTCGAGAAGCTCTTCGTCGCCCTAGGTATCAGCCCCAACACGCTCACCACTTTCGGATTTTTGCTGAGCTTGGTTTCGGCCTGGGCCTTTGCCACCGGCCACATGGGCATCGCCGGTTGGTTTATGATCATCGGCGGCACTTTCGACATGTTCGACGGCCGGATCGCCCGCCGCACCGGCAAGACCAGCACCGCCGGCGCTTTCTACGACGCGGTGATGGACCGCTTTGGCGAGGCGGTGGTTTTCCTCGGCTTGGCTTATTATTACCGCGATTCCTGGGTTCTCTTCCTGGTGCTGGCGGCTTTGGTCGGCTCGCTCATGGTCAGCTACACCAAAGCCCGCGGGGACAGCGAGGGCGTGGATTGCAAGGGCGGCATCATGCAGCGGCCGGAACGGATCGTCTATCTGGGCGTCGGCTCCATCTTCAGCCCGCCGTTTCGCCAGATCGTGAATCCCCAGGCCGCCGAGCCGGTCGAATATCTCACCATCGCGGCCTTGGCCGTGATCGGCTCCATGACTTTGCTCACCGCGGTTTATCGGATGTACTACATCTTTCGGAAGCTGAAGATCCGCGACGGCCACAAGCCCAAAGAGCCCAGCATGCCGCTCTTCCGCAAATTCACCCACCGTTATTTGGATTCTTAA